Below is a window of Vicugna pacos chromosome 20, VicPac4, whole genome shotgun sequence DNA.
CCTCAGCGGATCACCCTCAAGACCTTATCAAAGCTCTGACGCTGTTTTACTGTGTTATTACTCCCATGGCCAATCCATTCATCTACACCCTGAGAAACAAGGATGTTAAAGGCGCTTTGAGGAGACTTCTGAGGAGGGCCATTTTGTCCAAGAGAATATGAGAAAATGATGCTTTATTCTGAATGGGAAAGCCCAACAATAACCTGAAATATATCCTCCTTTAAATAGACGTTCCATCAAAATCATGCTCAGAAGTCAAGGCAAGGAAACCTTTATTTGATGTGTTTACCAATACCACTTCTGACATCAAATGTGTTGGGTTTTTCTCCCACAACGACCAATTCTCTGAAACCATCTGAGTATCTGACAGTTCAATTCAATCCTAGAGTTAGCATAGACCCCatgggttaagggctcagtcccacaaaacTGCCATTTCAGTTGCCAATGCCAAGTTCAGGCTGCTTGTACTTCTGATCAGCCAGCTATAAAGTCAAAGGTTCCTGCAATTCCctcctcaggtttgataatttgctagaatagCCTACAAAACTCAAGAGAACATTTCACATACTTTTaacaatttattataaaaaaaatacaacacaggAACAGCCAAAAAGTAAGAGATACACAGGGCAAGATAGGACAGGGAGAGGCAGTGGGCGTTCATTCTCAGGGTGCCTCCTCTGCACCTCAGTGTGTTCTCCAAACAGAAAGCTCTCCAAACCTCATTGCTCAGTGGTTTTAATCAGGTTCTATTACATAAGCATGATTAAGTCAATCATCAGCCATCGATACTTAATTCAATCTccagcttcctcccctccccagagtcAGGGGAtaaggctgaaagttccaaccctctaatcacacgGTCGGTTCCTCTGGCCACCTAGGAGCCCACCTAGAGTCACATTAGGATAAATTCAAGGATGAGTAAGAAAAGACACttctatcactcaggaaatttcaatgttttagaagctctgtgccaggaactgaggacaaagaccaaatatgtatttcCTATTACCACACTTTGCTTATGAAAATAAGCATCTCCATAAAAAACACCTAAAAGTTAGTTTGAACATTCTTTGCAACTTTTAATATAGTATCAGTGAAAAAATGCTAAAGGCATATGAAGTTCTGAAACAAACAAATCTGAAAGGAATTACCATGAAAATTGTCTTACTATgttcaaactttaaaaatcttaaaatataattatcaaaTGTGTCTgaaattttcattcattaaaagtataaaattattttatttatttattcttaatggacacactggggattgaactcaggaccttgtgcattcaaggcatgtgttctaccactgagctatacaacTCCCCTTATAAAATTACTTTATGATTtcttacatttaattattttaagaacATCAAATCAGAGGTACTTCACAAAAGGATAAGGAAGCACTATTATTAATCAATGTTGATCCTATAGGATGTTTGTATGGTGAATAATTAATTTGGGTCTATACTTCATACTGGAAATTACAACAAATTAAATGTGAAACAAACAGTTAAAAATGTGAAcagtttattattaaaaaatgaaatacttttctGTCATAATTGTGGCAGAGAAAAACATTTCTGACAATTGAATGTATGGAAAATAAGACCAAAACAATATGAATAGAAATAGTAAAGATGTGTCGAACAAAATAACTATCAAAAGTAAAGCTATTGTTTTAAAAAGCAGCCAATATTATTGgtttttctatataaaatatacaaagactCAGCAGATATACATGTATAATACCCTGCAATCACTAAATAAGCAAAAGCTATATAGTAACAGATACTTTATGTATGGGGAAACATAGGCAATATATCATTACATGACAAAACTCAGTTTTACaaacaagttttttaaaatgcagacaaaattgtaaactgacatAGGTTCCTGGCCAGGTTCATCCTATCCATGACTATATCAAATTCAGAGAAAAATGCACACCCAGAACCCAGAGTTGAAAGTAGCATAACATTTCTCAAGTGAATAGTTAAAGGTTTGGgcattgtttttcttcctttgctttaTAAATGTGTGGTGATCATCCTACTGTTAACAGATTTTGGGGTTGTTTCCAGTATAAAGCTATAAAAAACACTGTTAAGACCTATctttaacctaaaaaaaaaaaaaccccatcaaTCTTTAGATGTAAATATATACGCACTTCTGGTGGCAATATAACCAGAAGTGAAAGTCTTGAGTCATAGAATATGCATATGTTAAACTTTGGTGGATATACCAAAGAATTTCCCCAAAATGGTGTTGCCAATTTACACTCTCATCCAGTGTATGAAAATTCTGATTGCTCCAtaatccttgccaacatttagcACCATGAGTCCATTTTTAACAGGGATTTTAGCACTTGATTTGCAGTTCCATGAACACCTAATGGCCTATCATACTGGCAAAATTCAAAAGCCTGAAAACATACAGCTAGAGAGACTGTGTGAAAACAGGTACCATCTTGCATTACTGTTGAAAGTGCAAAATGATACAACCTATACAAAGAcacttctttctcctctcttcatgttcattgcagcattatttgttaAAGTTAAAtgttggaaacaatctaaatatccacTCCTAAAAGACTGATAGAAAAAATTATagtacatccacacaatggagtactaGGACGCTGTAAAAAGGAAAGGGGGAATATTTCTATGAACAGATTTGGAATAATTTCCAGGTTATTCTATTAAGTAATAAAGCAAGGTGCAAAAgagtatatataatatgataattTATAGAGGTAAACAAttatttttgccaaaaaaaaaggaagaaagggaaggaatgaGAGGAAGTAGGAAGGAAAAGATAAGTTTAAAACTAATGAAAATGGAGCATGAGTCTATATGAGATAAAGGAGTTAAGGATGGAAGCAAAATtctgaaaatatcttttcatatAATTTTGGTTTTGAACTAAGTGTTTTAATTAGGAAAGCAAATCCCGaaactgaataaaacagaaacaaatgattAACAATATATCAGGTTTATAACATAactacacagaaaaaagaattcagatagGGTCTGTGTATGTCCTCTTAACATACCTCCCTAATGTGATATAATTCAAGAAAAAGCAAGCAAAGACATTTGGAACTGTGCATAGTAGGTGTGTTGTTAGTGatgttgatattttaattttgaaatttaaaaatatatatcgtAAAATAGAGCAAATAGAGTGAATATGTTGATGCTCTTGGGAACCAGGGTTTTCactgtggaggaaaggaaaatcaaatgTGCAatggtgaaaatgaaaacaaacaaaaatctgtgGAGTCACGTTTGAATTGGAAATACTTCATAAAATCCCCATcatatgtatatcatatatatatttcagcccTAAGGTCCACTGATACGGCCTAGAAGCAATGATTTATCCCAGCAGCAATGAGCTGATCTATTACTCAAAACCCAGATTTTGGTTTCTGGATACCATTCTCCATTAAAAGGAACCATAGCTTCATGGACCAATGGTGGATTCCAGGTCTAAGGCAGGAAAAGTGTAAAAGGAGGCTGGAATGTATTGTGCGAGAAAGTAAAGTGCACAAAAACCGTTCTTTCGGAGGAAATGGCAACTGATAAATAGAGAATGAATGTGCTTTAGGTTCCGCATCTGCTAAATGAGGATAATTATACCTAACTCACAGGGTTGCTATGCAGAATAAGTGAGTTAGTACGTGTAAATGAGTTACTGTGTGTAAAACACTGCTGTTAGTCTATCAACCTCCTTGGACGAGAACAGCGCCTCACAACGCCCAGAAAGGGGATCCAGCGAGGCGACCACAGAGGTGCGAAAACCTCCGGGCTTACTAGAAGGAACGCGGCCGGAACCGCCGTTTCCGCGGAGAGCGGCCCGTGTGACGCACTTCCGGCCTTTGTAGTTTATCATTCTTGGGGCTGCGGTTGTCAAGGATTCAGAGGTGGCGCCACGGATGTCGGGTGAGCTTCGAAGCTGGGGCAACGCAGGGCCTTCGAGAGGTCCAGGCTGTGCGCTGCGCCCCCGgagtgggtgtggggaggagaCAGCGGGTCTTTTTGGCCAGAGCTTGACCGGACAGGCGAGGGGCAGAGGAGGCTGCCCCGGAACTGGAAGGGCCTTGATAACTGAAAGTCAGTGTCCTTGCCGCCCGCCCCGGTCCCCTTCGTCTCATCCTGAGCCCTTCCGCCACGCTGTCCTAGCACCTGTGCCCTTCTGAAATCTTCCCTTCGCATCTTAGGATAAGAGTAGTTTCGGGTATCCAGGATTGTTCTTATTTTCCCTCGTCTACCATTCAATACTGGGGACTTAACGAGCAAGTAGAGTTTTATAACATGCCACCGCCTCTCTTAGTCTGATTCACTCAAAAGTGTGAAGGCTCTTGCCATCcgttaattaaaaaaacaaaacaaacaaaacaactgtTTAAATAGCACTTTAATGGACCCggtttcaatccctagtacctccatcaaaacatTAATACGTAAATAAATCTATTCATGGCCCTCACCCAAAAAAtacccttaaaaataaataaatagcgtTTATGTGTCAGCCAGCACTGTTAAGAGCACTTTCCAAATATTAACTTATTTGCTTGTCATAACTCAATGAGGTGGGCACTAATAGTATGTAACTTCTCCCTcgcacccccccccctttttttaacgTCCAGGAAGAAAATGAGGTTAAGTATCTTATTACGGGTCTTGTAGCTGATAAAATGGTGCTTGGAAATCACTAGGTCACATAATTATCTTTCTTTCAGAAAATTGCTGTCATTAACTATTACCCCGGTGAAGATTTAAGTGGTGGTAGACATTTGTCTCTTTATTagcactcattttattttatatacagttgcCCACTCTCCATCCTAAAGGAGCCTCAAAGAGAAACAATTTTCAAGAAATTAAAGGGCAAGAAAGAACTAAGATTctacctgtttttaaaatattagaactaatatttcctttttttggtaTCTATGTGCTGAGACCATTCCAGTTGACTATTTTCTGATTTATTGTTCAGATCACTAGGATATTCATTTAACCTTTCAATagaatttataagaaaaataacaatagTGGTAATGTATAATAGTTTAGAGTTTATCAAACTGCCAGCTTCTTTGTGCTCTTTATCTGAGATCTTATTTTATCTCTGTATCAACCTAGAAAAGTAGGCAAGGTTGGTTTTAggattcctattttacagaataGACTAAGGCTCAAAATGTGAAGCCCAAGACTGGAGGGGGTACCTGGAGGACAAGTCTCAATCCCAGATCTTACCCACTCCAAACATAGATCTCTCTGCAACAGCTCACCTGATTGGAGGGACTCTGCCTCTCCCCCAGGTACATTTCTTTTGTTCCTCATTCtgtctttgtgtcttctttactttccctttttcctccattttctttcccttttctctttgattCCTAGTGTCATCTGTGACCACTTGGGCCTAAAGTGTTTATCTCCATGCAACTAAAAACTGCCTATGAATCTAATATCTTACCATTCAAATGGAAATGCAGTATATTCAAGCTGATTTATTTGAGCCGATGCATTCATGATAATCAAAATGGTCCCTTCCTTCAATAAAACGGGGGAAGGgggcattttgtttttgtttttgtttttgttttccctcctATATTACCTTCATCAGTATTTGCATTGTCCTTATCATTAATCATGCATTCATGTTCTTCATTAGACAAAGCTACTGATTTTGGTATAAATACTCCCATTGCCTACcagcagaaaagattttctacattttaatacttttttttccccctgcaaattattttttagattttgggATTTCCAGAAGAAAAGATCACGGCGGGGATTATCAAGAATAGATCCTTTTTCTGAATACTTAAGCCTTAAGTGACCACAGCCTTGGCCCTTCAGACTCCAGAGATGCAGAAGGGACTTCTAGCAGTGAAAGTAAAAGAGGAAGAGGGGAACCATGCCTATAGGGAAGAATCTGGCCTGTCAAGAGAGAACCCTCACACCAGAGAGATCTTCCGTAGACGCTTCCGGCAGTTCTGCTACCAGGAGACACCTGGGCCCCGAGAGGCTTTTCAAAGACTCCAGGAGCTCTGCCATCAGTGGCTGAGACCAGAGATGCACACCAAGGAGCAGATCCTGGAGCTGCTGGTGCTGGAGCAGTTCCTGACCATCCTGCCTGAGGAGCTCCaagcctgggtgagagagcaccGCCCAGTGAGTGGAGAGGAGGCAGTCACTGTGCTGGAGGATCTGGAGAGAGAGCTGGATGAACCAGGAGagcaggtgggaaggggagagagcaGGGGTGTGTACTTGTAGGATCGACTGTAGGGTTTCAGTGCAATCGGAGGAAGAGGAGTAGAAGGATTTCTTTATGTCTGCCTCAATCTGTAATAGGCTTGTAATCtctctgagtttttttctttGCCAGTTTCTTGGTCCTTTTTTTTCTATCTAGTGGTCCTCAGAAGGCCTCTCAGTGTCTTCTCTAATATTTGGTTACCAACTGTCCTTAATTTTTACCAGGTCCCAACCAATGAGCATGAACAGGAAGAGCTTGGGAAGGAGAAAGCAACTCCAGAAGCTGCCCAGGAGTCATCAAGTGGCCAGCTCCAAACCATGGAGAAGCAGCCTCAGTGTAACTTGCAAGAGGTGTGCCGGGTTCTGGAGATCGGTGAGGATTAGAATTTCCTCAGGAAGCCTAACTCATCCCCTGAATGTTCATCAAGTCGGCACTTTTACTTAGTATttgctacatgccaggcaccatgTTGGGTACTGGGGATACAGTGATGAGCAGGGTAGGCATGGTCTCTGCCCTCAGGAAGTTTACAGTCTGGTGGGAGAGGCAGACAGCAAACAAGCCATTACCATACAGGTCATCCTCTCCCTGAATAACTGTTTAGAGCGGGAAAGTAAACAAAGCATGGTTGCTTGTCCCCTTCCATCCACTCTCCCaactagttttctttttccttttttctttggaAACATAACATTTGTGCGATCCATTTATTATTTCAGATgatgaggctggggctgggaatGTGGAGTTAGCCCCAAAGAGAGAgctgtttaaagaaatgaaattgcttGTGAAAGTACCTGAGAACCTGAATGGTGATATTATTCAAATGCCTGACTGTGAAGAGACCTGTGATCATGAA
It encodes the following:
- the LOC140687759 gene encoding zinc finger and SCAN domain-containing protein 23-like; translation: MQKGLLAVKVKEEEGNHAYREESGLSRENPHTREIFRRRFRQFCYQETPGPREAFQRLQELCHQWLRPEMHTKEQILELLVLEQFLTILPEELQAWVREHRPVSGEEAVTVLEDLERELDEPGEQVPTNEHEQEELGKEKATPEAAQESSSGQLQTMEKQPQCNLQEMMRLGLGMWS